A single genomic interval of Pangasianodon hypophthalmus isolate fPanHyp1 chromosome 8, fPanHyp1.pri, whole genome shotgun sequence harbors:
- the LOC113531715 gene encoding pepsin A yields the protein MKQIVILCVLVALSQCIRVPLIKGKTARQRLQEKGLWEEYRKKYPYRPWIKFDQTGQESMTNDADLSYYGVITIGTPSQSFTVLMDTGSSNLWVPSVYCSSQACQNHDQFNPQQSSTFQSTNQSISIQYGTGSMTGVLGYDTVTVGGISVQNQIFGLSETEATFMASMTADGIMGLAYQSISSDSATPVFDNMMSQGLVSQDVFSVYLSSNEQEGSMLFLGEIDTSYYTGSIYWIPLSSESYYQITMDSVTINGQVVGCSGGCQVIVDTGTSLIIGPSSDISNLNAYLGAQTDQYGDSIVSCSSVQSLPSVTFNINGYAFSIPPSSFVTQGNSDCQTGFSGGNFGSSFSWILGDVFIRNWYTIFNRANNSVGLAQVA from the exons ATGAAACAGATTGTGATCCTGTGTGTGTTGGTCGCACTCTCGCAGTGCATCAG GGTGCCGTTGATTAAGGGCAAAACTGCACGGCAGAGGCTGCAGGAGAAAGGTCTGTGGGAGGAATACAGAAAGAAATATCCCTACAGACCCTGGATCAAGTTTGATCAGACTGGTCAAGAGTCCATGACCAACGATGCTGAT CTTTCCTACTATGGCGTGATCACCATTGGAACTCCTTCTCAGTCCTTCACAGTGCTTATGGATACAGGCTCATCTAATCTGTGGGTGCCGTCTGTCTACTGTTCAAGCCAAGCCTGCC agAACCATGATCAGTTCAATCCACAGCAGTCCAGCACTTTCCAGAGCACCAATCAGTCTATCTCTATTCAGTATGGCACAGGCAGCATGACCGGCGTCCTGGGATATGACACTGTGACG GTTGGTGGAATCTCAGTGCAAAATCAGATCTTTGGACTGAGTGAGACTGAGGCTACTTTCATGGCCAGCATGACGGCAGATGGCATCATGGGTCTGGCCTACCAATCCATTTCCTCTGATAGTGCCACTCCTGTCTTTGACAACATGATGAGTCAGGGCTTGGTCTCCCAGGACGTCTTCTCAGTCTACCTGAGCAGCAA TGAGCAAGAGGGCAGCATGTTGTTCCTGGGAGAGATTGACACCTCCTACTACACTGGCAGCATCTACTGGATCCCTCTTTCCTCTGAGAGCTACTACCAGATCACCATGGACAG TGTTACCATCAATGGACAGGTTGTTGGTTGTAGTGGTGGTTGTCAAGTTATTGTTGATACTGGAACGTCCCTTATTATTGGACCAAGCAGTGACATCAGCAACCTGAATGCCTATCTTGGTGCCCAGACAGACCAATATGGAGAT TCTATTGTGAGCTGCAGCAGTGTCCAGAGCTTGCCTTCAGTTACCTTCAACATTAATGGCTATGCcttctccatccctccatcatcctttGTCACACAG GGCAACAGTGACTGCCAAACAGGTTTCTCTGGTGGCAACTTTGGAAGCAGCTTCTCCTGGATCTTGGGTGACGTTTTCATCAGGAATTGGTACACCATCTTTAACAGAGCGAACAACAGTGTGGGCCTGGCTCAGGTGGCTTAA
- the LOC117597857 gene encoding uncharacterized protein LOC117597857, whose amino-acid sequence MKLFYFFLFCFTNGINPTKGQLHLELSGEMLLRFVFHPNYNYYEKSCCKFTIYGCIIFVTSDAYVHDAYKGRIETYKYSGTFDVRIWDVRAKDAGIYRCEIRGIQRHIYQDFQVVIADSETELNPILSFPKSTISPVSLAHHLLEKHQEISSNKWSLKFALGTIFGVVVIILIMSITLTVVYRKKKSREKCGRSFPSATNVTQQLPQELIYTTVDFKLHENTSNIYANLDIHNSRPDSGNALKTQDSVEYATIAGVL is encoded by the exons ATGAAGCTTTTctactttttccttttctgtttcaCAAATG GTATAAATCCAACAAAAGGACAACTACATCTGGAGTTGTCTGGAGAAATGCTTCTAAGATTTGTATTTCATCCAAACTACAATTACTATGAGAAGTCCTGTTGTAAGTTTACTATCTATGGGTGCATAATTTTTGTGACTAGCGATGCATATGTTCATGATGCTTACAAAGGAAGAATAGAAACCTATAAATACTCTGGAACATTTGATGTACGAATCTGGGATGTACGTGCAAAGGATGCTGGGATATACAGATGTGAAATCCGTGGGATACAAAGACACATCTACCAAGATTTTCAAGTTGTTATAGCTG ATAGTGAGACTGAACTGAACCCAATACTATCCTTTCCAAAATCCACCATCTCACCAGTCAGCTTAGCGCACCACCTCTTAGAGAAACACCAGGAGATATCTAG TAATAAATGGAGCTTGAAATTCGCACTGGGAACCATTTTTGGCGTTGTGGTAATCATTCTCATTATGTCCATCACCCTGACTGTGGTCTACCGTAAAAAGAAATCAAGAG AAAAATGTGGTAGAAGCTTCCCTAGTGCAACCAACGTCACACAA CAGCTACCTCAGGAGCTCATCTACACCACAGTGGATTTCAAGCTCCATGAAAACACTTCCAACATATATGCCAACCTGGACATCCACAACTCAAGACCTGATTCAGGCAATGCACTGAAAACACAGGACAGCGTAGAGTATGCTACAATAGCAGGGGTTTTATGA